One Sulfolobus sp. S-194 DNA segment encodes these proteins:
- a CDS encoding MBL fold metallo-hydrolase, giving the protein MVEFNYEGVKIKILQGYGEIGGNCIVVENGDSRVIFDQGIRFSKFKKFYNHNISPAGPSEMIKLGIIPSLTDPIELFITHFHLDHLGLLHPLYSGTTVYVPNEQIFNSFITPYTTANNWTTYISPPIGVEVSDAIKNNVNVLPISVEHSAYPAFSYYYDSGRARILYTGDMRISSPLINLNPEVHRRLHEKTLLEEYEEKGLTTDVLIIEGTNFSSHNLPVTSNYFIEQLFNIFKSHSNSLLLVSIDSLDAEAILSMLEIARLYGRTPVIEGRRLTNMAKVWVDLAGVNLDIHQLGTEELNFNVIMEDEIKKNPSQYVILSSKGDILEFARKANLGKGSVVISLSAEAPSESEENENVEDNWLKMLGFIIYRLRMSGHYYPFELKEILDTIKPKKVIPIHTEVPSLMCEYIEQLGYECLSKSS; this is encoded by the coding sequence ATGGTTGAATTTAACTATGAAGGAGTTAAAATAAAAATTTTACAGGGATACGGAGAAATAGGCGGAAATTGTATAGTAGTTGAAAACGGAGATAGCAGAGTTATTTTTGATCAGGGAATAAGATTTTCTAAGTTCAAAAAATTTTACAACCATAACATTTCTCCAGCAGGACCTTCTGAAATGATCAAACTAGGAATTATTCCCAGTCTAACTGATCCTATCGAGTTGTTTATAACTCATTTTCATTTAGATCATTTGGGGCTTCTTCATCCTTTATATAGCGGTACTACAGTGTACGTGCCTAACGAGCAGATTTTTAACTCATTTATAACTCCTTATACAACTGCAAATAACTGGACTACTTATATTTCTCCGCCAATAGGAGTTGAAGTATCTGATGCTATTAAAAATAACGTTAATGTATTGCCTATATCAGTGGAACATAGCGCTTATCCTGCATTTTCATACTATTATGATAGCGGAAGGGCTAGAATTCTTTATACTGGTGATATGAGAATCTCTTCCCCGTTAATTAACTTAAATCCAGAAGTTCATAGAAGACTTCATGAGAAAACTCTATTAGAAGAATATGAAGAAAAAGGGCTAACAACTGACGTCTTAATCATTGAGGGAACAAATTTTTCCTCTCATAATCTTCCGGTAACTTCGAATTATTTCATAGAGCAGCTATTTAACATTTTTAAGAGTCACTCCAATTCTTTGCTTCTTGTATCTATTGACTCCTTAGATGCTGAGGCAATTTTAAGCATGTTAGAAATTGCTAGATTATATGGCAGGACCCCAGTAATTGAAGGAAGGAGGCTAACAAATATGGCCAAAGTTTGGGTAGATCTAGCAGGAGTAAACCTTGATATTCACCAATTAGGGACAGAAGAATTAAACTTTAATGTAATTATGGAGGATGAAATTAAGAAGAATCCTTCACAATACGTAATTTTATCAAGCAAAGGTGATATACTGGAATTTGCTAGGAAAGCTAATTTGGGTAAAGGATCAGTAGTAATTTCTCTATCTGCTGAAGCCCCTTCTGAAAGTGAAGAAAATGAGAATGTGGAGGATAATTGGTTAAAGATGTTAGGTTTCATTATATATAGACTTAGAATGTCTGGGCATTATTATCCTTTTGAGCTGAAAGAAATTCTTGATACTATAAAACCAAAGAAAGTAATCCCTATACATACTGAAGTTCCTTCACTAATGTGTGAATATATAGAACAGCTAGGTTATGAGTGCTTAAGCAAGTCTAGCTGA
- a CDS encoding DUF1028 domain-containing protein: MTYSIVIYDPEEKAWGIGVASKFLAVGAFVPWLKPNVGAIATQALANLEYGKKGLELLEKYSAEEVLRKLISEDPLREKRQVGIIDSKGNSTAFTGKECYSYAGHIIGNNFTVQGNILVGEEVLEAMAKEAEGKGKIYEKILRALKAGESKGGDRRGKQSAAIIVVRKEEKSNKEFDPFSVGKYLDIRVDDSPDPLKELERLLNLWVATFFDEEFVSVEDYKEEIEKALKRLGFKSLREWVEMNNFEGKYTGDKIGKSVLRILLGGGNI, translated from the coding sequence GTGACCTATTCAATAGTCATATACGACCCAGAAGAAAAAGCATGGGGCATAGGAGTAGCGAGTAAGTTTTTAGCTGTAGGTGCTTTCGTACCCTGGTTAAAACCAAATGTAGGTGCTATAGCTACTCAAGCGTTAGCTAACCTAGAGTATGGAAAGAAAGGGTTAGAACTTTTAGAAAAATATTCAGCTGAAGAAGTGTTAAGAAAGTTGATAAGCGAAGATCCCTTAAGGGAAAAGAGACAAGTAGGGATTATTGATTCCAAAGGAAACAGTACAGCATTCACCGGGAAAGAGTGTTATTCTTATGCCGGTCACATCATTGGTAATAATTTTACCGTTCAAGGTAATATTTTAGTTGGAGAAGAAGTCCTAGAAGCAATGGCAAAGGAGGCTGAAGGTAAGGGTAAAATTTATGAGAAGATTCTTAGAGCGTTAAAGGCTGGTGAGAGTAAAGGTGGTGATAGAAGAGGAAAACAGAGTGCTGCAATAATTGTTGTGAGAAAAGAGGAAAAGAGCAATAAAGAGTTTGATCCATTCTCTGTAGGAAAATATTTAGATATAAGAGTTGATGATAGTCCGGATCCTCTTAAAGAGTTAGAGAGGTTATTGAACCTTTGGGTTGCAACTTTTTTCGATGAGGAGTTTGTAAGTGTTGAAGATTATAAAGAGGAAATTGAGAAAGCGTTAAAGAGATTAGGGTTTAAATCCCTTAGAGAATGGGTAGAGATGAACAACTTTGAAGGGAAATATACTGGAGATAAAATAGGTAAAAGTGTACTAAGGATTTTGTTGGGTGGGGGAAATATATGA
- a CDS encoding cytochrome P450 — MYEWFKQMRKESPVYYDGKVWNLFKYEDCKMVLNDHKRFSSNLTGYNDKLEKLRSGKVFFDIPTRYTMLTSDPPLHDELRNLTADAFNPSNLPVDFVKEVTVKLLSELGDEFDVIESFAIPLPIIVISKMLGINSDVKKVKNWSDLIALRLGKADEIFSIGRKYLELITFSKRELDSRKGKEIIDLAGRIANSNLSDIEKEGYFILLMIAGNETTTNLIGNAIEDFTLYNVWDHVREKGALKAVEEALRFSPPVMRTIRVTKERVKIRDQVIDEGELVRVWIASANRDEEVFKDPDSFIPDRTPNPHLSFGSGIHLCLGAPLARLEARIALEEFAKRFKVKEIVEKEKIDNEVLNGYRKLVVRVEKVYIARKNDES; from the coding sequence ATGTATGAATGGTTTAAGCAAATGAGAAAAGAAAGCCCCGTATATTATGACGGTAAGGTGTGGAATTTATTCAAATATGAGGATTGTAAAATGGTACTTAATGATCATAAGAGGTTTTCATCTAATTTAACCGGGTACAATGATAAACTTGAAAAGCTGAGGAGTGGAAAGGTTTTCTTTGATATCCCAACAAGATATACAATGTTAACTTCTGATCCACCTCTTCACGACGAGTTAAGGAACTTAACAGCAGACGCTTTTAATCCCTCTAACCTCCCAGTAGATTTCGTGAAAGAAGTTACTGTAAAGTTACTATCTGAGTTAGGTGATGAATTTGACGTTATAGAATCTTTTGCAATTCCGTTACCTATTATAGTTATTTCTAAAATGTTGGGGATAAACTCAGACGTTAAAAAAGTCAAGAATTGGTCAGATTTAATAGCATTAAGACTAGGTAAAGCTGATGAAATTTTTTCTATTGGAAGAAAATATCTAGAATTAATAACCTTCTCCAAAAGGGAATTGGATTCGAGAAAAGGTAAAGAAATAATTGATTTAGCTGGGAGGATTGCTAATTCTAACTTATCAGATATAGAAAAGGAGGGGTATTTTATCCTTTTAATGATTGCGGGAAATGAAACAACTACCAATTTGATAGGAAATGCTATTGAAGATTTCACTTTGTATAACGTTTGGGATCATGTGAGAGAAAAAGGTGCTTTAAAGGCTGTTGAGGAGGCATTAAGGTTTTCTCCACCCGTTATGAGGACAATAAGGGTTACGAAAGAAAGGGTAAAGATACGTGATCAAGTTATAGATGAGGGAGAGTTGGTTAGGGTTTGGATAGCCTCAGCTAATAGGGATGAGGAAGTATTTAAAGACCCAGATTCGTTTATTCCGGATAGGACACCGAATCCTCATTTGAGTTTCGGTTCGGGAATACATTTATGTTTGGGAGCGCCATTAGCTAGGTTAGAGGCTAGAATAGCTTTAGAGGAATTTGCTAAAAGGTTTAAAGTTAAGGAAATTGTTGAAAAGGAGAAGATTGATAATGAGGTTCTTAACGGTTATAGGAAGTTAGTGGTGAGGGTAGAAAAAGTATATATAGCAAGGAAAAACGATGAGAGTTAA
- a CDS encoding ATP-binding protein, with protein MIRELSIQNFKSLENVKIELGKINVLVGPNGSGKTAIIESLLLIRNLVSKILGMSPFGLWWGYDNVVFNRDLGRNIVIEINSDEFYYLLEVHRERFVKEILRMKDLTLERSEDKVVINNEEYKGLNEEYSVLNLVNAARLPRDKVMVLNSVYNFLTGIMVLRVDPYEAISPIHASEITAIDIKGRGMVKVLHNLYSEGNLPGYIHEFLKEEGYSISFKLSDEGNIILYVNDHGVTVPPPSVPSGLIKMLTIMTALALKPKILAIDEAENSLHLKYIERLLDVFDYFSNDTQIILSTHSPAVIDLVKPSDLVLISKEGLSTKVRRVNKKDKELKEFLVKNGITLSDAYFYGVI; from the coding sequence GTGATAAGGGAGTTATCAATTCAGAACTTTAAGAGTCTTGAAAATGTTAAAATTGAACTCGGCAAAATTAATGTGTTAGTTGGCCCTAACGGCTCTGGGAAGACCGCTATAATAGAATCATTACTCTTAATTAGAAATCTGGTTTCAAAAATTTTGGGGATGTCTCCTTTCGGACTATGGTGGGGTTATGATAATGTTGTATTTAATAGGGACTTAGGGAGAAACATAGTGATTGAGATTAACTCTGACGAGTTTTATTACCTTCTTGAGGTGCATAGAGAGAGATTTGTCAAAGAGATATTAAGAATGAAGGATTTAACCCTTGAAAGGAGTGAAGATAAGGTAGTAATTAACAATGAGGAATATAAGGGACTTAATGAAGAATATAGTGTGTTAAATCTAGTTAACGCAGCAAGACTACCTAGAGATAAAGTAATGGTGTTAAACTCAGTGTATAATTTTTTGACTGGTATAATGGTTTTACGCGTAGATCCCTATGAAGCAATTTCACCAATTCACGCTTCCGAAATTACGGCAATTGATATTAAAGGAAGGGGTATGGTAAAGGTTCTACATAACCTATATTCTGAAGGTAATCTTCCAGGCTATATTCATGAATTCCTTAAAGAGGAGGGGTACTCAATTTCATTTAAACTATCTGATGAGGGAAACATTATACTATATGTTAACGACCACGGTGTTACAGTACCTCCTCCATCAGTTCCTAGCGGGCTTATAAAAATGCTTACCATAATGACTGCATTGGCACTCAAACCTAAAATCCTAGCCATAGATGAGGCCGAGAATTCACTTCACCTAAAGTATATTGAAAGACTTCTTGATGTTTTTGATTATTTCTCTAATGACACACAAATAATACTTTCAACACATTCACCGGCAGTCATTGACTTGGTTAAACCTTCAGATTTAGTATTAATATCAAAAGAAGGTTTGTCTACTAAAGTTAGGAGGGTTAATAAAAAAGATAAGGAGTTAAAGGAATTTTTAGTTAAGAACGGAATTACTTTAAGTGATGCATATTTTTACGGTGTAATTTAG
- a CDS encoding PIN domain-containing protein — MEKRLANLSELIVDTSFLLPLVGIRVKGVEINLLEGKAIYYPSLMLTELLAIMFKEAKKLKLSKLPEEAMKGLIYILSNVRLIPIEELEIEIIYEILNKGWNDIFDAILYTAYKSTEIPLVTMDKSFYSFLKEKGIDIKGIILL; from the coding sequence TTGGAGAAGAGATTAGCAAATCTCTCGGAATTAATAGTTGATACTAGTTTTTTATTACCTTTAGTGGGAATTAGGGTTAAAGGTGTAGAGATAAATTTGCTGGAAGGGAAGGCAATATATTATCCTAGCTTAATGTTAACCGAACTTTTAGCAATAATGTTCAAGGAGGCTAAGAAGCTAAAATTAAGCAAATTACCGGAAGAAGCTATGAAAGGGTTAATTTATATCCTGAGTAACGTTAGGCTAATTCCTATTGAAGAACTAGAAATTGAAATAATATATGAGATCCTAAATAAGGGATGGAACGATATATTTGATGCGATATTGTACACTGCTTATAAGAGTACTGAAATTCCACTAGTTACCATGGACAAATCTTTTTATAGCTTCTTGAAAGAAAAAGGAATAGATATCAAAGGAATTATATTGCTTTAG
- a CDS encoding AbrB/MazE/SpoVT family DNA-binding domain-containing protein has translation MNKIIRIGKRNAIYIPKDIAESLNLKEGDRLIVVVKDDRIELIPVRKPSKYWAEISPDEVEKVGEEISKSLGINS, from the coding sequence ATGAATAAGATTATAAGGATAGGTAAAAGGAATGCTATTTATATTCCTAAAGACATTGCTGAGAGTCTTAACTTAAAAGAGGGTGATAGATTGATTGTAGTTGTAAAGGATGATAGGATAGAACTAATACCTGTTAGGAAACCTTCAAAGTATTGGGCTGAAATAAGTCCAGATGAGGTAGAGAAGGTTGGAGAAGAGATTAGCAAATCTCTCGGAATTAATAGTTGA
- a CDS encoding M48 family metalloprotease, whose amino-acid sequence MVNPVIRAIRKMFYFFMSLILADILLAIVTETAAKGNPYLYPIFTKVTLALSEFLIGAIVVSFAILFIKYRKIIVPSVREVVYNKQEDIIYQPELISLKTRLITIFTIALSAFTMILLGLAPYTPKGFIIDTITPFIISILINGLVFPRIKPFKYIKPGEIKIVTINTRTPGATAEVLTLSHNPFSKRLIIINNTLPSNIIKTIEAHEIEHAKEHHALIKSIFNNLNYSLFFTTVELISIFIFAEVHPHHVSFTVNAGFVVKDLLFFVGLIFVYLLFLRVAESRADAAAFRASGSEAYNHMITLIRMFRENSRRVDLRRVEVFPFSFRVSSFLDRVVHTSSREALRTGDALSSLAQWEIPAVFAFFGSIIEVLRLSSVNLVIFAFPLFFVGMFVVIVLVGLVFLPLTRSYGGTQKGRMNFSFLVSGLYLITDVITLTVIYNFYLALLVLVSGLVLSFLIQKSFLSDMRTAVKTFLITFAVYETINVSLFLIFLGSHLGVF is encoded by the coding sequence ATGGTAAACCCCGTAATAAGAGCTATTAGAAAGATGTTTTATTTTTTTATGTCCCTAATTCTTGCGGATATATTATTAGCTATAGTGACAGAAACAGCGGCTAAAGGAAACCCATATCTGTACCCCATTTTTACCAAAGTAACTTTAGCTCTATCAGAATTTCTTATAGGAGCAATAGTAGTTTCATTCGCTATTCTCTTTATTAAGTATCGTAAGATTATAGTACCTTCTGTGCGTGAGGTAGTTTACAATAAGCAAGAGGATATAATTTATCAACCAGAATTAATATCATTGAAGACTCGCCTCATTACTATTTTCACTATTGCTTTATCAGCTTTCACAATGATATTACTAGGCCTAGCACCCTATACTCCTAAGGGTTTCATTATCGATACTATTACCCCATTCATAATTTCAATCCTAATTAACGGACTCGTCTTCCCTAGAATTAAACCATTCAAATACATAAAACCAGGAGAAATAAAAATAGTAACCATAAACACAAGAACGCCAGGAGCAACAGCAGAAGTACTAACACTCTCACACAACCCCTTCTCCAAAAGACTCATAATCATAAACAACACCCTACCCTCAAACATCATAAAAACCATAGAAGCACACGAAATAGAACACGCAAAAGAACATCACGCACTCATCAAATCCATCTTCAATAACTTAAATTATTCCTTATTTTTTACAACAGTTGAACTAATTTCCATTTTTATCTTTGCGGAGGTTCATCCGCATCATGTTTCTTTTACTGTAAATGCTGGGTTTGTGGTTAAGGATTTGTTGTTTTTTGTGGGTTTGATATTTGTTTATTTGTTGTTTTTGAGGGTTGCTGAGTCTAGGGCTGATGCTGCGGCTTTTAGAGCCAGTGGTAGTGAGGCGTATAATCATATGATTACCTTGATTAGGATGTTTAGGGAGAATTCGAGGAGGGTTGATTTGAGGAGGGTTGAGGTTTTTCCTTTTTCGTTTAGGGTTAGTTCTTTTTTAGATAGGGTTGTGCATACGTCTTCTAGGGAGGCGTTGAGGACTGGTGATGCTTTGTCTTCTTTGGCTCAATGGGAGATTCCAGCTGTTTTTGCGTTCTTTGGGTCTATAATAGAGGTTTTAAGGTTAAGTTCTGTGAATCTTGTTATTTTTGCTTTTCCATTATTTTTTGTTGGAATGTTTGTTGTTATTGTTCTTGTTGGGTTGGTTTTTCTACCTTTGACGAGAAGTTATGGTGGGACGCAGAAGGGAAGGATGAACTTCTCTTTTCTTGTTTCTGGGTTGTACTTGATAACTGATGTTATTACGCTAACTGTAATTTATAACTTTTATCTTGCCTTACTAGTCCTAGTTTCGGGACTTGTCTTATCCTTCTTGATTCAGAAATCTTTTCTTAGTGATATGAGGACTGCAGTAAAGACTTTTCTAATTACTTTCGCAGTCTATGAGACTATAAATGTTTCTCTTTTCCTTATCTTTTTAGGATCTCATCTCGGTGTTTTTTAA
- a CDS encoding methyltransferase domain-containing protein encodes MVKTEVKDRHIPPFILSSPLRRLFENPYSLLRKFIGEGMIVVDHGSGPGYYTIPMAKLVGEKGIVYAVDSDSKAISYLEKKLRKLDIKNVKTIVSRDLSLIQTESVDFLISKDVLCCTVLHKELAKDIERVLKKGGKAYVTIRLGRVNKDPRALSAEEFFSLFTLVKEKGKGWLSAWVILEKT; translated from the coding sequence ATGGTTAAAACGGAGGTTAAGGATAGACATATACCTCCCTTTATCCTATCCTCACCACTACGTAGATTATTTGAAAACCCTTATTCTCTATTGAGAAAGTTTATAGGAGAAGGCATGATTGTAGTTGATCACGGTTCTGGTCCGGGATATTACACAATACCTATGGCTAAGCTTGTAGGAGAAAAGGGTATCGTATATGCTGTTGATTCCGACTCAAAAGCTATTTCTTATCTAGAGAAAAAACTGAGAAAATTAGATATCAAGAATGTAAAGACCATTGTAAGTAGAGATCTGAGTCTAATACAGACAGAGTCAGTGGACTTTTTAATTTCTAAGGACGTGCTTTGTTGTACAGTTTTACATAAGGAGTTGGCAAAAGACATAGAAAGAGTACTGAAAAAGGGTGGAAAAGCATACGTAACAATAAGACTTGGAAGAGTAAATAAAGATCCAAGAGCACTCAGTGCAGAAGAGTTTTTCTCACTTTTCACTCTCGTTAAGGAAAAGGGGAAGGGATGGTTAAGTGCTTGGGTAATCCTAGAAAAAACCTAG
- a CDS encoding type II toxin-antitoxin system VapC family toxin, which translates to MRGKEKAIKYIEKVKGNSRLVTTSINAFELYYGAFKYNKDVQKLDEFLQSIEILPFTVSEAKNAAELEAELENKGEVIGLKDVLISSITISNGCIIVTGNVKHFNRIQGIKTENWKNE; encoded by the coding sequence TTGAGAGGTAAAGAGAAGGCGATAAAATATATTGAGAAAGTTAAGGGAAATAGCAGACTTGTCACTACTTCAATAAATGCGTTTGAATTATATTACGGTGCTTTTAAATATAATAAAGATGTTCAGAAATTAGATGAGTTTCTACAATCCATCGAAATACTTCCATTTACAGTATCTGAGGCTAAGAATGCTGCAGAATTAGAAGCTGAGCTTGAAAATAAAGGAGAGGTAATAGGTTTAAAGGACGTGTTAATTAGTTCTATTACAATTTCTAACGGCTGTATAATAGTCACTGGTAATGTGAAGCACTTTAATAGAATTCAAGGAATTAAAACGGAAAATTGGAAAAACGAATAG
- a CDS encoding antitoxin VapB family protein has translation MAKTITISEEAYKLLLSEKREGESFSDVIIRLVKNGKKRNIMDYAGIWANMSDEEVDKLFKDLDKMWKKWNADV, from the coding sequence ATGGCAAAAACAATTACCATCTCAGAAGAAGCATATAAACTGCTGCTAAGTGAGAAGAGAGAGGGGGAAAGCTTTTCAGACGTTATTATAAGATTAGTAAAGAATGGTAAAAAAAGAAATATAATGGATTACGCTGGTATTTGGGCTAATATGAGCGATGAAGAAGTTGATAAGCTGTTTAAAGATCTAGATAAAATGTGGAAGAAATGGAATGCAGATGTTTAG
- a CDS encoding protein-L-isoaspartate O-methyltransferase: MSEKEEILKNIKTQELAEAFNKVDRSLFLPDNLKDYAYTHVNEALPILPGINTTALSLGIYMLDELDLHKGQKVLEIGTGIGYYTALIAEIVDKVVSVEINAKMYNYASKLLSSYHNIKLVLSDGTLGYEEEKPYDRVVVWATAPTLLCKPYEQLKDGGIMILPIGIGRVQKLYKVIKKGNSPSLEKLEEVMFGRIGGLYGFYDDYDDIEFRVNKLERQIRSILDNLVKKT, translated from the coding sequence ATGAGTGAAAAAGAGGAAATATTGAAAAATATTAAGACCCAAGAGCTAGCTGAAGCTTTCAACAAAGTTGATAGGTCTTTATTCCTTCCAGATAACTTAAAGGATTATGCATATACTCATGTAAATGAAGCTCTACCAATTCTACCGGGTATAAATACTACTGCTCTTAGCCTGGGAATTTATATGCTTGATGAGTTAGACCTTCATAAGGGACAGAAGGTCCTTGAAATAGGAACTGGGATCGGATATTATACTGCTCTAATTGCTGAAATTGTTGATAAAGTCGTAAGCGTGGAAATAAACGCAAAAATGTATAATTACGCTTCTAAACTCCTTTCTTCTTATCATAATATAAAGCTTGTGCTTAGTGATGGAACGTTAGGATATGAAGAAGAAAAACCCTATGACAGAGTAGTTGTTTGGGCTACTGCTCCTACGCTTCTTTGCAAACCTTACGAACAGCTTAAAGATGGAGGAATAATGATTTTACCTATAGGAATTGGGAGAGTACAGAAACTTTATAAAGTAATTAAGAAAGGAAACAGTCCATCGCTTGAGAAGCTAGAGGAGGTTATGTTTGGAAGAATAGGAGGTCTTTACGGTTTTTATGATGATTACGACGATATTGAATTTAGGGTCAACAAGTTAGAAAGACAAATAAGATCAATATTAGATAACTTAGTAAAGAAAACTTAA
- the treH1 gene encoding alpha,alpha-trehalase TreH1 — MKLGFISNQITSAIIQGTSIVWFPVPKFDSPSIFTKLLDEDGGEFSIVIKNDSQIKQYYEHPLVLTTEVHTEKGMIKIRDLLPLGETVIIRKVESDVPFSVIFKPFFKYALYRPIILKERFINSRGRDCVAFLYKWDGNVKREGPFTWKFSEGKGFLVANYSTDVEHGALSERGKSLRLDFEKPFDKTIKYWESFEVKSNIYEDLYKASVFVLLGSIYSPSGASIAAPTTSLPEVVRGSRNWDYRFAWIRDSSITAEALINAGFIVEARRIINFLLSLINFTSKPFYYPLYTIEGTIPPPEVKLMWLSGYKNSKPVRIGNAASKQIQLDVEGFFLNALYKYFERTQDTVYIKEVFDKVEYIADWVAENWLLKDSGIWEDRGEPKHYTHSKIMMWVALDRAGKLAEHISREDKWRESRESLRKWILENCVTNGYFARFAGSEDVDSAILSAPLYGFVNERDILFLNTLSKIEKELKVGNFVKRYKTDFMGEAKHPFLLTTLWLARVYVRLGRIEEAKNIISSIEEIAGNLKLIGEHVDVEKKEFTGNFPQVFVHAEIINLIKEIEDKDSKGITYYKSKD, encoded by the coding sequence ATGAAACTAGGTTTTATCTCAAATCAAATAACCTCTGCAATTATACAAGGTACTTCAATTGTTTGGTTTCCAGTTCCTAAGTTTGATTCTCCTTCAATATTTACTAAATTACTAGATGAAGATGGAGGAGAATTCTCTATAGTAATAAAAAATGATTCGCAAATTAAGCAATATTATGAGCATCCCTTAGTATTGACTACAGAAGTTCATACTGAAAAAGGAATGATTAAAATCAGGGATTTACTACCGTTGGGAGAGACCGTAATAATAAGAAAGGTTGAGAGTGATGTTCCTTTTTCGGTAATTTTTAAACCATTCTTTAAGTATGCACTTTACAGACCTATAATACTGAAGGAAAGGTTCATTAACTCTAGGGGTAGGGATTGCGTAGCCTTTCTCTATAAATGGGATGGAAATGTAAAAAGAGAAGGACCTTTTACATGGAAGTTTTCTGAAGGAAAGGGGTTTTTAGTAGCTAACTACTCTACGGATGTGGAACATGGAGCCTTAAGTGAAAGAGGGAAGAGTTTAAGACTAGATTTTGAAAAGCCTTTCGATAAAACTATAAAATATTGGGAAAGTTTTGAAGTTAAGTCAAACATATATGAAGATCTTTACAAGGCCTCAGTCTTTGTTCTTTTAGGTTCAATTTACTCTCCATCTGGAGCATCAATTGCAGCACCAACAACTTCTCTACCCGAGGTTGTTAGAGGTTCAAGAAATTGGGATTATCGATTTGCCTGGATTAGAGATTCGTCAATCACAGCTGAGGCATTAATTAATGCAGGGTTTATTGTAGAAGCTAGAAGGATAATTAATTTCCTTTTATCATTAATTAATTTCACATCAAAACCTTTCTATTATCCTTTATATACTATAGAAGGTACTATTCCTCCACCAGAAGTTAAATTAATGTGGCTCTCTGGATATAAGAACTCAAAACCCGTTAGAATAGGCAATGCTGCATCAAAGCAAATACAACTTGATGTAGAGGGATTCTTTTTGAACGCACTTTATAAATATTTTGAGAGGACTCAGGATACTGTATATATAAAGGAAGTCTTTGATAAAGTTGAATATATTGCAGATTGGGTCGCTGAGAATTGGTTATTAAAAGATTCTGGAATATGGGAGGACAGAGGAGAACCTAAACATTATACTCACTCTAAGATAATGATGTGGGTAGCCTTAGATAGGGCTGGAAAACTCGCAGAGCATATAAGCAGAGAAGATAAATGGAGAGAAAGCAGAGAATCTCTGAGAAAATGGATTTTAGAAAATTGTGTAACGAACGGTTATTTTGCAAGATTTGCTGGAAGTGAAGATGTTGACTCGGCAATACTTTCTGCACCTCTATACGGTTTTGTGAACGAAAGAGATATACTGTTCTTGAATACTTTGTCTAAGATAGAGAAGGAACTTAAGGTCGGTAACTTCGTTAAGAGATATAAGACTGACTTTATGGGAGAGGCTAAACATCCGTTTCTTTTAACCACATTATGGTTAGCTAGAGTCTATGTAAGGCTGGGAAGAATTGAAGAGGCAAAAAATATAATCTCTAGTATAGAAGAGATAGCGGGAAACTTAAAGCTTATAGGAGAACACGTAGATGTTGAGAAGAAGGAATTTACAGGTAATTTCCCTCAAGTCTTTGTGCATGCCGAGATTATTAACCTAATTAAGGAGATTGAAGATAAAGATAGTAAAGGAATAACATATTATAAGTCCAAAGATTAA
- a CDS encoding PIN domain-containing protein, whose protein sequence is MRDIGMLIGSFDILIAAQAINRDLTLVTKDTNFLKIKGEYENFRLLMLS, encoded by the coding sequence TTGAGAGATATAGGAATGCTAATCGGATCTTTTGACATATTAATTGCAGCTCAAGCTATTAATAGAGATTTAACCCTTGTAACTAAAGACACAAATTTTCTAAAAATAAAAGGAGAATATGAAAATTTCAGGTTATTGATGCTTTCATAA